In Drosophila bipectinata strain 14024-0381.07 chromosome 2R, DbipHiC1v2, whole genome shotgun sequence, one genomic interval encodes:
- the Prp8 gene encoding pre-mRNA-processing-splicing factor 8 — translation MSIPPYMLPQNAWAAQLMAQQAYAAAHAQQAQLHAQQQMANQIQQIPPPGAPLPPQSGHANGIPIAAGGQPGLGQIPTPKPDILTEEKLQEKALKWQHLQSKRFAEKRKFGFVDTQKEDMPPEHIRKIIRDHGDMTSRKYRHDKRVYLGALKYMPHAVLKLLENMPMPWEQIRDVQVLYHITGAITFVNEIPWVIEPVYIAQWGTMWIMMRREKRDRRHFKRMRFPPFDDEEPPLDYADNVLDVEPLEAIQIELDNDEDNAVYKWFYDHRPLVDTQFVNGSTYRKWNLSLPQLATLYRLANQLLTDLVDNNFFYLFDPKSFFTAKALNMAIPGGPKFEPLIKDHNVGDEDWNEFNDINKVIIRQPIRTEYRIAFPYLYNNMPHFVHLSWYHTPNVVYIKTEDPDLPAFYFDPLINPISHRNSNSKVQEPLPDDDEDFTLPDDVQPFLQDTPLYTDNTANGIALLWAPRPFNMRSGRSRRAIDVPLVKCWYKEHCPPGHPVKVRVSYQKLLKYYVLNALKHRKPKPQKKRYLFRSFKATKFFQTTTLDWVEAGLQVCRQGYNMLNLLIHRKNLNYLHLDYNFNLKPVKTLTTKERKKSRFGNAFHLCREILRLTKLIIDSHVQYRLNNVDAFQLADGLQYIFAHVGQLTGMYRYKYKLMRQIRMCKDLKHLIYYRFNTGPVGKGPGCGFWAPGWRVWLFFMRGITPLLERWLGNLLSRQFEGRHSKGVAKTVTKQRVESHFDLELRASVMHDIVDMMPEGIKQNKARTILQHLSEAWRCWKANIPWKVPGLPIPIENMILRYVKMKADWWTNTAHYNRERIRRGATVDKTVCKKNLGRLTRLYLKAEQERQHNYLKDGPYISPEEAVAIYTTTVHWLESRRFAPIPFPPLSYKHDTKLLILALERLKEAYSVKSRLNQSQREELGLIEQAYDNPHEALSRIKRHLLTQRAFKEVGIEFMDLYSHLIPVYEVEPLEKITDAYLDQYLWYEADKRRLFPPWIKPSDTEPPPLLAYKWCQGINNLQDVWDVGEGECNVLLESRFEKLYEKIDLTLLNRLLRLIVDHNIADYMTAKNNVVINYKDMNHTNSYGIIRGLQFSSFITQYYGLVLDLLVLGLHRSSEMAGPPQMPNDFLTFQDAVTETAHPIRLYCRYVDRIHLFFRFSAEEARDLIQRYLTEHPDPNNENIVGYNNKKCWPRDARMRLMKHDVNLGRAVFWDIKNRLPRSVTTIGWENTFVSVYSKDNPNLLFNMSGFECRILPKCRTQNEEFTHRDGVWNLQNEITKERTAQCFLRVDDESLGRFHNRVRQILMASGSTTFTKIVNKWNTALIGLMTYFREAVVNTQELLDLLVKCENKIQTRIKIGLNSKMPSRFPPVVFYTPKELGGLGMLSMGHVLIPQSDLRWSKQTDVGITHFRSGMSHDEDQLIPNLYRYIQPWESEFIDSQRVWAEYALKRQEANAQNRRLTLEDLEDSWDRGIPRINTLFQKDRHTLAYDKGWRIRTEFKQYQVLKQNPFWWTHQRHDGKLWNLNNYRTDMIQALGGVEGILEHTLFKGTYFPTWEGLFWEKASGFEESMKYKKLTNAQRSGLNQIPNRRFTLWWSPTINRANVYVGFQVQLDLTGIFMHGKIPTLKISLIQIFRAHLWQKIHESIVMDLCQVFDQELDALEIETVQKETIHPRKSYKMNSSCADILLFPAYKWNVSRPSLLADTKDTMDNTTTQKYWLDIQLRWGDYDSHDVERYARAKFLDYTTDNMSIYPSPTGVLIAIDLAYNLHSAYGNWFPGCKTLIQQAMAKIMKANPALYVLRERIRKALQLYSSEPTEPYLSSQNYGELFSNQIIWFVDDTNVYRVTIHKTFEGNLTTKPINGAIFIFNPRTGQLFLKIIHTSVWAGQKRLGQLAKWKTAEEVAALIRSLPVEEQPKQIIVTRKGMLDPLEVHLLDFPNIVIKGSELQLPFQACLKVEKFGDLILKATEPQMVLFNLYDDWLKTISSYTAFSRLILILRALHVNTERTKIILKPDKTTITEAHHIWPTLSDEEWIKVEVQLKDLILADYGKKNNVNVASLTQSEIRDIILGMEISAPSAQRQQIAEIEKQTKEQNQLTATTTRTTNKHGDEIITSTTSNYETQTFSSKTEWRVRAISATNLHLRTNHIYVSSDDIKETGYTYILPKNILKKFVTISDLRAQIAGYLYGVSPPDNPQVKEIRCIVMPPQWGTHQTINLPNTLPTHQYLKDMEPLGWIHTQPNELPQLSPQDITTHAKIMQENSNWDGEKTIVITCSFTPGSCSLTAYKLTPSGFEWGSKNTDKGNNPKGYLPSHYERVQMLLSNKFLGFFMVPAQSSWNYNFMGVRHDPNMKYELQLANPKEFYHELHRTSHFLLFSNLEDGGDGAGADREDVYA, via the exons ATGTCCATTCCGCCGTACATGTTGCCGCAGAATGCCTGGGCCGCCCAACTCATGGCCCAGCAGGCATATGCGGCTGCTCATGCTCAGCAGGCGCAACTGCATGCCCAGCAGCAGATGGCCAACCAGATCCAGCAGATTCCCCCGCCTGGCGCTCCGCTACCTCCACAAAGTGGCCACGCAAACGGGATTCCCATCGCTGCCGGTGGGCAACCGGGCTTAGGGCAGATTCCGACGCCGAAGCCAGACATTCTCACGGAGGAGAAGCTGCAGGAGAAGGCACTGAAGTGGCAGCACCTGCAGTCAAAGCGATTCGCTGAGAAGCGAAAGTTTGGATTTGTAGACACTCAGAAGGAGGATATGCCTCCGGAGCACATCAGGAAGATCATACGTGATCATGGTGACATGACGTCCAGAAAGTACCGTCACGACAAGCGTGTGTATCTGGGTGCCCTCAAGTATATGCCGCACGCTGTTTTAAAGTTGCTGGAGAACATGCCCATGCCCTGGGAGCAGATCCGGGATGTGCAGGTTCTCTACCACATCACTGGAGCTATTACCTTTGTCAACGAGATTCCCTGGGTCATTGAGCCGGTCTACATTGCACAGTGGGG TACCATGTGGATTATGATGAGGCGTGAGAAGCGCGATCGTCGTCACTTTAAGAGAATGCGTTTCCCGCCCTTTGATGACGAAGAACCGCCTCTAGATTATGCGGACAACGTGCTCGATGTGGAGCCTTTGGAAGCCATTCAAATCGAGCTGGACAACGACGAAGATAATGCCGTATACAAGTGGTTCTATGATCATCGTCCTCTAGTTGATACGCA ATTCGTAAATGGCTCCACATATCGCAAGTGGAATCTTTCGCTGCCCCAACTGGCCACCCTGTATCGGCTGGCCAATCAACTGCTTACGGATCTGGTGGACAATAACTTCTTTTATCTATTCGATCCTAAGAGTTTCTTCACCGCGAAGGCTTTGAATATGGCCATTCCTGGCGGTCCCAAATTTGAGCCCTTGATTAAAGATCACAACGTGGG GGATGAAGACTGGAACGAGTTTAATGACATCAACAAAGTCATTATTCGGCAGCCCATTCGTACTGAGTATCGGATAGCTTTTCCCTATTTGTACAACAATATGCCTCACTTTGTGCATCTGAGCTG GTATCACACACCAAACGTGGTCTACATCAAGACCGAAGATCCTGATTTGCCCGCTTTTTACTTTGATCCGCTTATCAACCCCATATCGCACCGGAACTCCAATTCGAAGGTGCAGGAACCGCTGCCGGATGATGACGAGGACTTCACTTTGCCGGACGATGTGCAGCCCTTCCTGCAGGATACTCCGCTCTATACGGACAACACAGCTAATGGCATAGCACTGCTGTGGGCTCCTCGTCCCTTCAACATGCGCTCTGGTCGTTCTCGACGTGCCATCGATGTGCCATTGGTCAAGTGTTGGTACAAGGAGCACTGTCCTCCGGGACATCCGGTCAAAGTGCGCGTCAGCTATCAGAAACTGCTAAAGTACTATGTTCTGAACGCCCTTAAGCATCGGAAACCTAAGCCCCAAAAGAAGCGCTACCTATTCCGTTCTTTCAAGGCCACCAAATTCTTCCAGACCACCACATTGGACTGGGTGGAGGCTGGACTGCAGGTTTGCCGTCAGGGATACAACATGCTGAACCTTCTGATCCACCGTAAGAACCTAAACTATTTGCATTTGGATTATAATTTCAATTTGAAACCGGTTAAGACCTTGACGACCAAGGAGCGTAAGAAGTCGCGTTTCGGCAATG CCTTCCATCTGTGTCGTGAAATTCTGAGATTGACCAAGCTCATCATCGACTCACATGTGCAGTACCGATTGAACAACGTGGACGCCTTCCAACTGGCCGACGGTCTACAGTACATATTCGCCCACGTGGGCCAACTGACAGGAATGTATCGCTACAAGTACAAGCTGATGAGGCAGATTCGCATGTGCAAGGATCTTAAGCATCTGATCTACTACCGCTTCAATACGGGGCCCGTTGGCAAGGGTCCTGGTTGTGGTTTCTGGGCGCCGGGCTGGCGCGTGTGGCTATTCTTTATGCGTGGCATCACCCCGCTCTTGGAGCGCTGGCTAGGAAACCTGTTGTCGCGTCAGTTCGAGGGTAGACACTCCAAGGGTGTGGCCAAAACGGTTACCAAACAGCGCGTTGAATCCCACTTCGATCTAGAGTTGCGTGCCTCCGTGATGCACGACATCGTGGACATGATGCCCGAGGGTATCAAACAGAACAAGGCGCGTACTATTCTGCAGCATCTTTCGGAGGCGTGGCGCTGCTGGAAGGCAAACATTCCGTGGAAGGTACCGGGCCTACCGATTCCGATTGAGAATATGATCCTGCGTTATGTCAAGATGAAGGCGGACTGGTGGACAAATACCGCGCACTACAACAGGGAGAGAATTCGTCGCGGAGCCACCGTGGACAAGACCGTGTGCAAGAAGAATCTGGGACGACTCACGCGACTCTATTTGAAGGCAGAGCAGGAAAGACAGCACAACTACCTCAAGGATGGTCCCTACATTTCACCCGAGGAGGCTGTGGCCATCTACACCACCACTGTACATTGGTTGGAGTCGCGTCGGTTCGCGCCCATTCCTTTCCCGCCGCTGTCCTACAAGCACGACACCAAGCTCCTGATCCTGGCTCTCGAACGGCTGAAGGAGGCGTACAGTGTCAAGTCTAGGCTGAATCAGAGCCAACGCGAGGAACTGGGTCTCATTGAGCAGGCCTATGACAATCCCCACGAAGCCTTGTCCCGTATCAAGCGTCACCTGCTCACCCAGAGAGCTTTCAAAGAG GTCGGCATCGAGTTTATGGACTTGTACAGCCATCTTATACCCGTCTACGAAGTGGAGCCTCTGGAGAAGATCACAGACGCCTACTTGGATCAGTATCTGTGGTACGAGGCAGACAAAAGAAGACTCTTCCCGCCGTGGATCAAGCCCAGTGATACGGAACCACCGCCACTCTTGGCCTACAAATGGTGTCAAG GCATCAACAACTTGCAGGATGTGTGGGATGTGGGCGAGGGTGAATGCAACGTGTTGCTGGAGTCGCGGTTCGAGAAACTCTACGAGAAAATTGACTTGACGCTTCTGAACCGACTTCTGCGCCTGATTGTCGATCACAACATAGCCGATTACATGACCGCCAAGAACAACGTGGTGATCAACTACAAGGACATGAACCACACCAACAGCTACGGCATCATACGCGGCCTGCAGTTCTCCTCGTTCATCACGCAGTACTATGGTCTGGTTTTGGATCTCTTGGTGCTGGGCCTGCACCGTTCCAGCGAAATGGCCGGTCCACCACAGATGCCAAACGATTTCCTAACGTTCCAGGATGCCGTCACCGAGACGGCTCATCCCATTCGTTTGTACTGTCGCTATGTGGACAGGATTCACTTGTTCTTTAGGTTCTCTGCCGAAGAGGCACGTGATCTGATCCAAAGATACCTGACCGAGCACCCGGATCCCAACAACGAGAACATTGTCggctacaacaacaagaagtGCTGGCCCAGAGATGCTCGCATGCGTTTGATGAAGCACGACGTGAACTT GGGCCGTGCTGTCTTCTGGGACATTAAGAACCGTCTACCTCGATCGGTGACCACCATTGGCTGGGAGAACACCTTTGTTTCTGTTTATTCCAAGGACAATCCCAACTTGCTGTTCAACATGAGCGGCTTTGAGTGCCGTATTTTGCCAAAG TGCCGCACACAAAACGAGGAGTTCACCCACCGTGATGGCGTGTGGAACTTGCAAAACGAAATCACCAAGGAACGCACTGCCCAGTGTTTCCTGCGCGTAGACGATGAGTCCTTGGGTCGCTTCCACAATCGTGTGAGACAGATCCTCATGGCTTCAGGCTCTACCACTTTCACAAAG ATTGTCAACAAGTGGAACACCGCCTTGATTGGTTTGATGACTTATTTCCGTGAGGCTGTGGTCAACACCCAGGAGCTGCTTGATTTGCTGGTGAAGTGCGAGAACAAGATCCAAACTCGTATCAAGATTGGCCTGAACTCCAAAATGCCTTCCCGTTTCCCGCCCGTGGTTTTCTACACCCCCAAGGAGCTGGGCGGTCTGGGCATGTTGAGCATGGGCCACGTCCTGATTCCCCAATCGGACTTGCGCTGGTCCAAACAAACAGATGTGGGCATCACCCATTTCCGATCAG GTATGTCTCATGACGAGGATCAGCTGATTCCCAATCTGTACAGGTACATTCAGCCGTGGGAAAGTGAATTCATTGATTCCCAGCGCGTGTGGGCAGAATACGCTCTCAAGCGCCAAGAGGCGAATGCCCAAAACCGCCGCCTCACGCTGGAAGATCTGGAGGATAGCTGGGATCGTGGTATTCCCAGGATTAACACGCTCTTCCAGAAGGATCGGCACACGCTAGCCTACGACAAGGGTTGGCGCATTCGAACCGAGTTCAAGCAGTACCAGGTTCTCAAACAGAATCCCTTCTGGTGGACGCATCAGCGACACGACGGAAAGCTCTGGAATCTGAACAACTACCGCACGGACATGATTCAAGCCCTGGGCGGTGTGGAGGGCATCTTGGAGCACACGCTTTTCAAGGGAACTTACTTCCCCACCTGGGAGGGTCTGTTCTGGGAGAAGGCCTCCGGTTTCGAGGAGTCCATGAAGTACAAGAAGCTCACCAATGCGCAGCGTTCTGGTCTCAACCAGATTCCCAACCGTCGCTTCACCCTCTGGTGGTCGCCCACGATCAACCGTGCCAATGTGTACGTTGGTTTCCAAGTGCAATTGGATCTGACGGGTATTTTCATGCACGGCAAAATCCCCACCCTGAAGATTTCGCTGATTCAGATCTTCCGTGCCCATTTGTGGCAAAAGATCCACGAGTCGATCGTCATGGATCTGTGTCAGGTGTTTGATCAAGAGCTGGACGCCTTGGAGATCGAGACGGTGCAAAAGGAAACCATCCATCCCCGTAAATCCTACAAGATGAACTCCTCGTGCGCGGACATCCTGCTCTTCCCCGCCTACAAGTGGAATGTGTCGCGTCCGTCACTGCTAGCAGACACTAAGGACACCATGGACAACACCACCACCCAGAAGTACTGGCTGGACATTCAGCTGCGTTGGGGAGATTACGATTCCCACGATGTAGAGCGGTACGCCAGAGCCAAGTTCCTGGACTACACCACGGACAACATGTCCATTTATCCCTCGCCGACGGGAGTTCTAATAGCCATTGATCTGGCCTACAATCTGCACTCTGCGTACGGCAACTGGTTCCCGGGCTGCAAGACCCTGATTCAGCAGGCCATGGCCAAGATCATGAAGGCCAATCCCGCGTTGTATGTGCTGCGTGAACGCATCCGTAAGGCTTTGCAGCTGTACTCCTCGGAGCCAACGGAACCGTATCTCAGTTCCCAGAACTACGGCGAGCTGTTCTCCAACCAGATCATCTGGTTCGTGGATGACACGAATGTGTATCGCGTGACCATCCACAAGACATTCGAGGGAAATCTGACAACGAAGCCCATCAACGGAGCCATCTTCATCTTCAATCCACGAACGGGACAGCTTTTCCTGAAGATCATCCACACGTCGGTGTGGGCTGGCCAGAAGCGTCTGGGCCAGCTGGCCAAGTGGAAGACAGCCGAAGAAGTGGCGGCTCTGATTCGATCGCTGCCGGTGGAGGAGCAGCCCAAGCAGATCATTGTGACCCGCAAAGGCATGTTGGATCCGCTGGAGGTGCACTTGCTCGATTTCCCGAACATTGTGATCAAGGGCTCTGAGCTGCAGCTTCCCTTCCAGGCCTGCTTGAAGGTCGAGAAGTTCGGTGATCTGATTTTGAAGGCCACTGAGCCGCAGATGGTGCTGTTCAATCTGTACGACGACTGGCTGAAGACCATCTCCTCGTACACGGCCTTCAGTAGGCTCATCCTGATCCTGCGTGCTCTGCACGTGAATACAGAGCGTACCAAGATCATTCTGAAACCGGACAAGACCACCATCACGGAGGCTCATCATATCTGGCCCACGCTGTCCGACGAGGAGTGGATCAAGGTGGAAGTCCAGCTGAAGGATCTCATTCTGGCCGACTACGGCAAAAAGAACAACGTAAACGTAGCCTCGCTGACGCAGTCCGAGATTCGAGACATTATTCTGGGCATGGAGATCAGTGCTCCCTCGGCGCAACGTCAACAGATCGCCGAAATCGAGAAGCAGACCAAGGAGCAGAACCAGCTCACGGCCACCACCACAAGGACCACGAACAAGCACGGTGATGAGATCATCACGTCCACCACGTCCAACTATGAGACTCAGACCTTCAGCTCGAAGACAGAGTGGCGAGTGAGAGCCATTTCAGCCACCAACCTTCACCTGCGAACCAACCACATCTACGTCAGCTCGGACGACATCAAGGAAACTGGCTACACCTACATCCTGCCCAAGAACATCCTCAAGAAGTTTGTGACCATTTCGGATCTGAGAGCCCAGATTGCGGGCTATCTGTACGGAGTGAGTCCGCCGGACAATCCGCAGGTGAAGGAGATTCGCTGCATTGTCATGCCGCCACAGTGGGGCACCCATCAAACGATCAACCTTCCCAACACCCTGCCCACGCACCAGTACCTCAAAGACATGGAGCCGCTAGGCTGGATTCACACGCAGCCCAACGAGCTGCCGCAGCTGTCGCCGCAGGACATTACCACCCACGCCAAGATCATGCAGGAGAACTCGAATTGGGACGGCGAGAAGACGATAGTGATCACGTGCTCCTTCACTCCCGGCTCGTGCTCGCTGACCGCCTACAAGCTGACGCCCTCGGGCTTCGAATGGGGCTCCAAGAACACGGACAAGGGCAACAACCCGAAAGGCTACCTCCCGTCGCACTACGAACGCGTCCAGATGCTGCTGTCGAACAAGTTCCTGGGCTTCTTCATGGTGCCGGCCCAGAGCAGCTGGAACTACAACTTCATGGGCGTGCGCCACGACCCGAACATGAAATACGAACTACAGCTGGCCAATCCGAAGGAGTTCTATCACGAGCTCCACCGCACCTCGCACTTCCTGCTCTTCTCCAACC